In Alphaproteobacteria bacterium, the following are encoded in one genomic region:
- a CDS encoding CcdB family protein: MAKYDVYPNPEGAGYLLDTQTDLLDGLNTRVVVPLLPANLAPAPAQRLNPSFVIDGLTVVMVTQFLAAVPASILATPVANLSRSFADITNALDMVFQGF, translated from the coding sequence ATGGCGAAATATGACGTCTACCCGAACCCGGAGGGAGCGGGCTATCTGCTGGACACGCAGACCGATCTGCTTGATGGCCTGAACACCCGGGTCGTGGTCCCCCTGTTGCCGGCCAACCTTGCCCCGGCCCCCGCCCAACGGCTCAATCCGTCGTTTGTGATCGACGGCCTGACAGTTGTCATGGTCACGCAATTTCTTGCCGCCGTCCCGGCGTCGATTTTGGCAACCCCGGTTGCCAACCTCTCCCGGAGCTTCGCCGACATCACCAATGCCTTGGATATGGTCTTCCAGGGATTTTGA
- a CDS encoding type II toxin-antitoxin system CcdA family antitoxin, whose amino-acid sequence MPNARARKKPTNLSLDTALLAEARELNVNLSQAAELGLRRQIAKTKGEKWRRENAGAVESSNRWVETHGLPLDRYRQF is encoded by the coding sequence ATGCCCAATGCGCGTGCCCGTAAAAAGCCCACCAATCTGTCCTTGGACACGGCTCTTCTGGCGGAAGCCCGGGAATTGAACGTCAATCTTTCGCAGGCCGCCGAATTGGGCCTGCGGCGGCAAATCGCCAAAACCAAGGGGGAAAAATGGCGGCGGGAAAACGCCGGTGCCGTGGAAAGCTCCAATCGGTGGGTGGAAACCCATGGCCTGCCCCTCGACCGGTACCGCCAATTCTGA